TTAAAGCTCGTGACGGCGTGACTTTTAGTCAGTTTGTAAGATTTGTATAGTTGTTTCGACTTACCTTTAAGAAACAAATTTTAGAAATAAAAATATGGGTTTTATAAATAAATTATTTGGCGGTTCTGGTGAGCCCAAGGAGGAAAAATTGTTGCCGTGGAAGGCTTTAAATGCAGTTGACCAATTAGATGAAATTGCTAAAAAATCGAACACCAAAACGCAAATGATATTTAAACATTCTACACGTTGTGGTATTAGTAAAATGGTGATGAATCAGTTTGTTGATGCCTTCGATGTGGATTTAAATGCGGATTTATATTATTTAGATTTATTGAATTATCGTGATGTTAGTCATGAAACAGGATATAAGTTTCAAGTGCTTCATGAGTCACCACAATTGTTAATTATTAGAAATGGAGTTGCTGTTGCTCATGCCAGTCATGGTGGAATTAATACATTGGAATTAAATAGATATGTTTAATGTAATTCGTTAGTTTAGTAGGGATTTCAGAATATTTTTTTTGGCTATATTTGTTAGCATATTATATCTAACATTAACCCAAATTTCAATGAAAAAACTACTCTCTATCGTTTTTATTACATTTCTAGTTTTTGCTTGCAAAGATTCAGAATCTTCAAAAGCTGTTACTGAAAACAATTCTAAATCGGTTTCTACGGTCTATTACAATGGTGATATTATTACCATGTCTGGCGAAACGGCTGAATATGTCCAAGCTCTAGTTGTAACGGACGGAAAAATTAGTTTCGTCGGTAATTCAGATGAAGCTATGAAAATTGCTGGTTCCGGTCACATTATGATAGATCTAGAAGGTAAAACCTTATTGCCAGGATTTATAGACCCACACAGTCATTTTATTAACGCCTTATCCATGAGTAACCAAGCTAATTGCTCACCATCTCCTGTTGGAAATGCCAATGATGTTGCTGGTATTGTTGAGGCTTTAAAAAATATTCAAACAGAAAAAAGTATTCCTGAAGGCGAACTTATTATGGGGTATGGCTATGATGATACGGTTATGCCTGAAGGTAAATTACTAAACCGAGACGATTTAGATGCGGCTTTTCCAAATAATCCAGTTTTGGTTATGCATGTCTCTTTACATGGCGCCGTAATTAATTCCAAAGCTATGGAGAAATTTGGTGTTTCTGATAAAACGGAAACACCTCCAGGAGGAATTATTGTTAGAAAACCAGGAACAAATGAACCATACGGACTAATTATGGAAACGGCATTTCTTCCTATTTTTGAAAGGTTACCACAACCGTCAGAAGCCGAATTAGCCCAACAAATAAAGGATGGACAAATGATTTATGCTGAAGCTGGCGTAACAACGGCTCAAGAAGGTTTGTCTCACGTATCTGATGTGATTATTCTGAAAAAAGCTGCTGAAAATAACGCTTTGTTTATTGACGTTGTTTCATATCCGTTTATAACAGAATTAGATAGTGTTATAAGTACATATGGCGTTGAAGCTTTTGGAAATTACAACAATAAATTTAAATTGGGTGGTATTAAAATCACCATTGATGGATCTCCTCAAGGACGTACCGCTTTATTTACAACACCTTATTTAACAGGTGGCCCTAGTGGTGAAACGGATTGGTTGGGTGAGTCTACTTTTTCCCAAGATGAGGTGAATATTATGTTGAAAAAGGTATATGATAATGGCTTGCAATCTACTTTTCATGCAAATGGAGATGGTGCCATTGATATGTGTATCAAAGCACACGAATTTGCCAGTAACGGAAATCCTACTAAAGAAAGACGAACTACTATTATTCATTCACAATTTGTTAGGGCAGATCAACTTGATAAATATGTTGAATATAAAATGATACCATCTTTATATACTGAACACACTTTCTTTTTTGCCGATGCACATATTAAAAATCGTGGTTTGGAACAAGCTTCCTTTATCAGCCCAATGAAAACAGCTATTTCTAAAGGTTTGAAACCAACAAATCATACCGATTTTAATGTCGTTCCAATTAATCAGTTGTTTGTTATTTGGTCTGCGGTAAATCGTGTATCCAGAAATGGCGAAGTCATTGGAGCTGATGAACGTGTTTCACCATTTCAAGCTTTACAAGCCATAACAAGTAATGCAGCTTATCAGTATTTTGAGGAAGATAGAAAAGGTATGCTTAAAACAGGTTTGTTAGCCGATTTAGTAATTCTAGATAAAAACCCGCTTAAAATATCTCCAATGGAAATTAAAGATATTTTAGTTTTGGAAACCATTAAAGAAGGGACAACTATTTACAAAAAGGACTAGCTTTAATCTGTTATAACTTATTAAAAAAAACTCTCCATGTAAATATTGAGAGTTTTTTTTTGAACTATAATTAGGCAGATTTACAAAACGTTTTCATCTTACTAATTATATGAATTTTGAATTGTCCACATCATTTCATTTATATCACTAAAAAACCCGTATTTTTGCACACTATTTAAAAAGAAAAAGAATGAAAAAGTATTATTTAATAGCATGTCTATTTTTTGTAGGTGTTCAATTGGTTTTGGCTCAAGGAATTACAGGTGAAAAAGTGGAGTTTAATGTATCACAATTACCGGAAGTTTCCATTCCAGCCGATCAGCAATTTTATGCTGTAACCTTTAATTCACCATATAATGTTACAACGGAAGACGTTATTGCACAATCTAAAACTGATTTTCAAAATGAATTAGAAGCTTATGATCAAAAAGTAATTGATAGTGAAGCAGAATACAAAACAAAATTAGAACAGCACGAAACGGATATTACCCTGGCAAAAGAAAAATTCGAATTAGAATCGAAAGAATTTAGCGAGTTAACACTATTAGAAAGATTGGCTTTAACGGATCAAGGAAAAAAACCGACATTAGTTTTACCTAATAGACCAACCTATTATAAGCCAGCAGAACCTATTTATAGAGATCCAGATTTAAATGATTACGTTATTGTTGATAATACCATTTTGGCTAGTAAAATTGTAATTAATGGTTTGGAACGTGGTCAGAATATTCTAAATGTTCAAGTAGAAATTGATAAAGTGAATTTTCAAGACAATGCCGGACAATCTTTTGCTAATCAACCAACAAAAATTGTGGTAACATTAAATGGCGAAGAAAATTTCAGAACAGATTTATTTACGGAATTCGAAATGATTTCTAATTACCCAACAAATAATATTAATAAGAATAGGG
Above is a window of Bizionia sp. M204 DNA encoding:
- the ytxJ gene encoding bacillithiol system redox-active protein YtxJ, coding for MGFINKLFGGSGEPKEEKLLPWKALNAVDQLDEIAKKSNTKTQMIFKHSTRCGISKMVMNQFVDAFDVDLNADLYYLDLLNYRDVSHETGYKFQVLHESPQLLIIRNGVAVAHASHGGINTLELNRYV
- a CDS encoding amidohydrolase; amino-acid sequence: MKKLLSIVFITFLVFACKDSESSKAVTENNSKSVSTVYYNGDIITMSGETAEYVQALVVTDGKISFVGNSDEAMKIAGSGHIMIDLEGKTLLPGFIDPHSHFINALSMSNQANCSPSPVGNANDVAGIVEALKNIQTEKSIPEGELIMGYGYDDTVMPEGKLLNRDDLDAAFPNNPVLVMHVSLHGAVINSKAMEKFGVSDKTETPPGGIIVRKPGTNEPYGLIMETAFLPIFERLPQPSEAELAQQIKDGQMIYAEAGVTTAQEGLSHVSDVIILKKAAENNALFIDVVSYPFITELDSVISTYGVEAFGNYNNKFKLGGIKITIDGSPQGRTALFTTPYLTGGPSGETDWLGESTFSQDEVNIMLKKVYDNGLQSTFHANGDGAIDMCIKAHEFASNGNPTKERRTTIIHSQFVRADQLDKYVEYKMIPSLYTEHTFFFADAHIKNRGLEQASFISPMKTAISKGLKPTNHTDFNVVPINQLFVIWSAVNRVSRNGEVIGADERVSPFQALQAITSNAAYQYFEEDRKGMLKTGLLADLVILDKNPLKISPMEIKDILVLETIKEGTTIYKKD